One segment of Hemibagrus wyckioides isolate EC202008001 linkage group LG05, SWU_Hwy_1.0, whole genome shotgun sequence DNA contains the following:
- the gpx8 gene encoding probable glutathione peroxidase 8 yields MEALGGYPSKPSSSRPRLVSLILTVCLCITSLYLLHAKISRNRKHADFYSFQVKDTKGRSVSLEKYRGKVSLVVNVASHSEQTEQNYRDLQELHRALGSTHFTVLAFPCAQYGDTELGTGRDAETFARSNYAVTFPFFNMIKIMGSEADPAFRFLTDSAQQIPKWNFWKFLVSAEGQVLRVWKPEESMEEIRNEATALVREIILKKRHEL; encoded by the exons ATGGAGGCTCTGGGCGGTTATCCGTCCAAACCGTCCAGCTCCAGACCCCGGCTCGTGTCCCTCATCCTCACCGTGTGTCTCTGCATCACCTCGCTGTATCTCCTGCACGCAAAGATCTCCAGGAACCGCAAACACGCCGACTTTTACTCTTTCCAAGTGAAGGACACGAAGGGGAGAAGCGTCTCACTGGAGAAATATCGGGGGAAA GTGTCTCTGGTTGTGAATGTGGCGAGTCACAGTGAACAGACTGAGCAGAATTACAGAGACCTACAGGAGCTGCACCGGGCTCTCGGCTCCACCCACTTCACCGTGTTGGCTTTCCCGTGCGCTCAGTACGGAGACACGGAACTGGGGACGGGCCGAGACGCAGAGACCTTTGCCAGGTCCAACTACGCCGTCACTTTCCCCTTCTTCAACATGATAAAAATCATGGGGTCAGAGGCGGACCCAGCCTTCAGGTTCCTCACAG ATTCTGCTCAACAAATACCAAAGTGGAACTTCTGGAAGTTTCTGGTGAGCGCTGAGGGTCAGGTCCTGCGGGTGTGGAAGCCTGAGGAATCGATGGAGGAAATCAGGAACGAAGCGACTGCTCTGGTACGGGAAATCATACTGAAGAAGAGACACGAGCTCTGA